The following proteins are co-located in the Acanthochromis polyacanthus isolate Apoly-LR-REF ecotype Palm Island chromosome 7, KAUST_Apoly_ChrSc, whole genome shotgun sequence genome:
- the LOC110950830 gene encoding protein prune homolog 2-like isoform X11, whose product MLGEEWMRERHSQQGAGAAEMMMKMASSEEAADEEDDRQDISGGSNQRRKLAAPPMSVSLDHSEGSLLSEDALDTEDDGLDTGDDLDVNIDEMDTPDEADSLEFNRHEDSEESNLGAGAASSDPIAGHRAAEESSDSRLWRSVVIGEQEHRIDMKCIEPFKRVISHGGYYAEQNAIIVFAACFLPDSDCDNYNYVMENLFLYVISTLELMVAEDYMIVYLNGATPRRRMPGFTWMKRCYQMIDRRLKKNLKMFIIVHPSWFIRTLLGITRPFISSKFSSKIKYVNSLRELGEIIPMEYVHIPPSIIKYDEERAIHKFACMRLDTDLQDTAAK is encoded by the exons ATGCTGGGGGAAGAGTGGATGAGGGAAAG ACACTCCCAACAGGGAGCTGGTGCAGcagagatgatgatgaagatggccTCCAGTGAGGAAGCAGCTGACGAGGAGGATGACAGACAAG ATATATCAGGTGGATCTAATCAAAGGAGAAAGCTGGCAGCCCCACCAATGAGCGTGTCGCTGGACCACAGTGAGGGGTCTCTACTCTCAGAGGATGCCCTGGACACAGAGGACGATGGTTTGGATACTGGGGATGACCTAGATGTCAACATCGATGAGATGGACACACCTGATGAGGCTGACTCACTGGAATTCAACAGACACG AGGACTCAGAGGAGTCCAATCTGGGCGCTGGAGCAGCATCAAGTGATCCTATCGCAGGCCACAGAGCAGCTGAGGAGAGCAGCGACAGTCGACTGTGGAGGAGTGTGGTGATTGGAGAGCAGGAGCATCGCATTGATATGAAGTGCATCGAGCCATTCAAAAGAGTAATTTCTCATGGAG GTTATTATGCTGAACAGAATGCCATCATCGTGTTTGCAGCATGTTTCCTCCCCGACAGCGACTGCGACAATTACAATTATGTGATGGAAAACCTTTTTCT GTATGTAATAAGTACACTGGAACTAATGGTGGCAGAAGATTACATGATTGTTTACCTGAATGGAGCCACTCCTCGCAGGAGGATGCCTGGTTTTACCTGGATGAAAAGGTGCTACCAAATGATAGACAGAAG ACTAAAGAAAAACCTGAAGATGTTCATCATCGTTCATCCTTCCTGGTTCATACGGACTTTGCTGGGAATCACTAGACCCTTCATAAG ctccAAGTTCAGCAGTAAGATCAAATATGTGAACAGTCTGCGGGAGCTTGGAGAAATCATCCCAATGGAGTACGTCCACATTCCACCCAGCATCATCAA GTATGACGAGGAGAGGGCTATACACAAATTTGCATGCATGAG ACTGGATACAGACTTGCAGGACACAGCAGCTAAGTAA
- the LOC110950830 gene encoding protein prune homolog 2-like isoform X10, translating into MLGEEWMRERHSQQGAGAAEMMMKMASSEEAADEEDDRQDPPSSADISGGSNQRRKLAAPPMSVSLDHSEGSLLSEDALDTEDDGLDTGDDLDVNIDEMDTPDEADSLEFNRHEDSEESNLGAGAASSDPIAGHRAAEESSDSRLWRSVVIGEQEHRIDMKCIEPFKRVISHGGYYAEQNAIIVFAACFLPDSDCDNYNYVMENLFLYVISTLELMVAEDYMIVYLNGATPRRRMPGFTWMKRCYQMIDRRLKKNLKMFIIVHPSWFIRTLLGITRPFISSKFSSKIKYVNSLRELGEIIPMEYVHIPPSIIKYDEERAIHKFACMRLDTDLQDTAAK; encoded by the exons ATGCTGGGGGAAGAGTGGATGAGGGAAAG ACACTCCCAACAGGGAGCTGGTGCAGcagagatgatgatgaagatggccTCCAGTGAGGAAGCAGCTGACGAGGAGGATGACAGACAAG ACCCACCCTCCTCAGCAGATATATCAGGTGGATCTAATCAAAGGAGAAAGCTGGCAGCCCCACCAATGAGCGTGTCGCTGGACCACAGTGAGGGGTCTCTACTCTCAGAGGATGCCCTGGACACAGAGGACGATGGTTTGGATACTGGGGATGACCTAGATGTCAACATCGATGAGATGGACACACCTGATGAGGCTGACTCACTGGAATTCAACAGACACG AGGACTCAGAGGAGTCCAATCTGGGCGCTGGAGCAGCATCAAGTGATCCTATCGCAGGCCACAGAGCAGCTGAGGAGAGCAGCGACAGTCGACTGTGGAGGAGTGTGGTGATTGGAGAGCAGGAGCATCGCATTGATATGAAGTGCATCGAGCCATTCAAAAGAGTAATTTCTCATGGAG GTTATTATGCTGAACAGAATGCCATCATCGTGTTTGCAGCATGTTTCCTCCCCGACAGCGACTGCGACAATTACAATTATGTGATGGAAAACCTTTTTCT GTATGTAATAAGTACACTGGAACTAATGGTGGCAGAAGATTACATGATTGTTTACCTGAATGGAGCCACTCCTCGCAGGAGGATGCCTGGTTTTACCTGGATGAAAAGGTGCTACCAAATGATAGACAGAAG ACTAAAGAAAAACCTGAAGATGTTCATCATCGTTCATCCTTCCTGGTTCATACGGACTTTGCTGGGAATCACTAGACCCTTCATAAG ctccAAGTTCAGCAGTAAGATCAAATATGTGAACAGTCTGCGGGAGCTTGGAGAAATCATCCCAATGGAGTACGTCCACATTCCACCCAGCATCATCAA GTATGACGAGGAGAGGGCTATACACAAATTTGCATGCATGAG ACTGGATACAGACTTGCAGGACACAGCAGCTAAGTAA
- the LOC127534827 gene encoding beta-1,3-galactosyl-O-glycosyl-glycoprotein beta-1,6-N-acetylglucosaminyltransferase-like isoform X1, with translation MPLLKRGRLSLLFKLTVVLGSVWMLSLLNELRTDWSLTYSWWEYTDVDGGPEKECNCSAILQGETEALEKAKLLTLTKDFHKSVDIPDEYYINATKDCRNFKLSRKYLTFPLSKEEEDFPLAYSMVVHHKVQNFERLLRAIYAPQNIYCVHVDKKSETSVFAAIMAITSCFPNVFMVTRPVSVVYAGWTRVQADLNCMADLYNASTEWKYFINVCGQDFPLKTNLEMVRMLHSLKGQNIMESEPIAGKKWWVTNAYQIVNGQIQGTGKQKEPPPFNLPIFSGNAYIVVCRGYIRSVLEDDRILKLIEWGKDTYSPDEFLWATIQRMPGVPGSTRPHGKYDMSDMNAIARLVKWQWHEGPQDSLNAVYSECHGNHVREVCVYGAGDLQWIIAQHHLFANKFDINTDPIAIYCLEKYLRQKALAELY, from the exons ATGCCGTTACTGAAACGAGGTCGACTGTCCCTGTTATTTAAGCTCACTGTTGTACTGGGATCAGTGTGGATGCTTTCTCTACTCAATGAACTGAGAACAGACTGGAGTCTTACCTACAGCTGGTGGGAGTATACAGATGTGGATGGCGGTCCGGAGAAAGAGTGCAACTGTTCTGCAATCCTGCAGGGAGAGACGGAGGCACTAGAAAAGGCCAAATTACTGACTCTCACTAAAGACTTCCACAAGAGCGTTGACATTCCTGATGAGTATTACATCAATGCAACCAAAGACTGCAG GAACTTTAAGTTAAGCAGGAAATACTTGACATTCCCATTAAGCAAAGAAGAGGAGGACTTTCCTCTGGCTTACTCTATGGTGGTCCATCACAAG GTGCAGAATTTTGAGAGACTACTGAGAGCTATTTATGCACCtcaaaatatttattgtgtCCATGTGGACAAGAAATCAGAGACCTCAGTCTTTGCTGCCATCATGGCCATCACCTCCTGTTTTCCGAACGTCTTCATGGTCACACGGCCTGTCAGTGTGGTCTATGCTGGCTGGACACGAGTCCAGGCTGACCTTAACTGTATGGCTGATCTCTATAATGCCAGCACAGAATGGAAATACTTCATCAACGTTTGTGGCCAGGATTTCCCTCTGAAAACCAATTTGGAGATGGTACGGATGTTGCATTCATTGAAAGGTCAGAACATCATGGAGTCAGAACCAATAGCTGGAAAGAAATGGTGGGTGACAAATGCTTACCAGATAGTTAATGGGCAAATTCAG GGGACAGGAAAGCAGAAGGAGCCACCTCCCTTCAACCTGCCCATTTTCTCAGGAAATGCCTACATTGTGGTCTGTCGAGGTTATATCCGCAGTGTGTTGGAAGATGATCGAATACTGAAGCTGATAGAGTGGGGGAAAGACACCtacagtcctgatgagtttctcTGGGCAACCATTCAACGAATGCCTGGTGTTCCTGGCTCAACAAGGCCCCATGGTAAATACGATATGTCAGATATGAATGCAATTGCTCGACTGGTAAAGTGGCAGTGGCATGAGGGTCCACAGGATTCCCTGAATGCAGTGTATTCAGAATGTCATGGCAACCATGTGAGGGAAGTATGTGTGTATGGTGCTGGAGACCTGCAATGGATCATTGCTCAGCATCACCTCTTTGCCAACAAGTTTGACATCAACACAGATCCCATTGCCATCTACTGCTTGGAGAAATATCTGAGACAAAAGGCACTGGCTGAGTTATATTAG